One Tunturibacter gelidoferens genomic region harbors:
- the hemC gene encoding hydroxymethylbilane synthase produces the protein MSSEHNNPRNPIRIGSRGSQLALWQANHILYALRDAGYHVELEIIRTTGDRMQQPGFVPPPNLDGKGIFIKEIEEALEEGRIDLAVHSLKDLPTKLAPQFTLAAIPKRADARDVWVCEPYWALHTLPTGGRIGTTSPRRRAQILALRPDVTFVEVRGNIDTRLRKLEQGQCDALVLAAAGLDRLKRTESVHQRFSPCELCPAPGQGALALETRSPEHAIDEDRDTYIRNAIAFLEHPYTRFAIDAERTTLDALGGGCSLPIGAHCFHEEGKWKMVAQVVSPDGESMVQVETEATNDANPIALGNCVADDLKSKGALDLLNPVFSAD, from the coding sequence ATGAGTTCCGAGCACAATAATCCCCGCAATCCCATCCGCATCGGCAGCCGAGGCTCTCAACTCGCTCTCTGGCAGGCCAACCACATCCTCTACGCCCTCCGCGACGCCGGCTACCACGTCGAGCTCGAGATCATCCGCACCACCGGCGACCGCATGCAGCAGCCTGGCTTCGTCCCGCCGCCCAACCTCGACGGCAAAGGCATCTTCATTAAAGAAATCGAGGAGGCCCTCGAAGAAGGCCGCATCGACCTCGCCGTCCACAGCTTGAAAGACCTCCCGACAAAATTAGCCCCTCAGTTCACCCTCGCCGCCATCCCCAAACGCGCCGACGCCCGCGACGTCTGGGTCTGCGAACCCTACTGGGCCCTTCACACCCTCCCCACCGGAGGCCGCATCGGCACCACCAGCCCTCGCCGCCGCGCACAAATCCTCGCCCTCCGCCCCGATGTCACCTTCGTCGAAGTCCGCGGCAACATCGACACCCGCCTCCGCAAGCTCGAGCAGGGCCAGTGCGACGCCCTCGTCCTCGCCGCCGCCGGCCTCGATCGCCTCAAGCGCACCGAATCCGTCCATCAGCGCTTCTCCCCCTGCGAACTCTGTCCCGCACCCGGCCAGGGAGCCCTCGCACTCGAAACCCGCAGCCCCGAACACGCGATCGACGAAGACCGCGACACCTACATCCGCAACGCCATCGCCTTCCTCGAGCATCCCTACACCCGCTTCGCCATCGACGCCGAGCGCACCACACTCGACGCCCTCGGCGGCGGCTGCTCCCTCCCCATCGGTGCCCACTGCTTCCACGAAGAAGGGAAGTGGAAGATGGTCGCCCAGGTCGTCTCCCCCGACGGCGAATCTATGGTCCAGGTCGAAACCGAAGCCACCAACGACGCCAACCCCATCGCCTTGGGCAACTGCGTCGCCGACGACCTCAAATCCAAAGGTGCCCTCGACCTCCTCAACCCAGTATTCTCCGCCGACTGA
- a CDS encoding RICIN domain-containing protein — protein sequence MYFLLHRYFLIRRGSFWRRSIFVVCAAVFAGTLPLMAQTDVLTWHNDVARTGQNLRESLLTPAVVNSASFGLLANVVVDGKVDAQPLYASAVAVAGQGTHNILYVATEHDSLYAIDGDTGKIYWRKSMLGAGETTSDDRSCSQVVPEIGITATPVIDRGVGGHGTIFVVAMSKDSSGNYYHRVHSLDMSSGAEQKGSPVTVSATYPGVGRASSGGKVVFDPKQYKDRPALLVLSGTLYTTWGSHCDAEPYAGWIISYNERTLAQTAVFNFAPNGSEAAPWNAGAGPAADTLGNVYISLGNGTFDTTLNSAGMPGKGDYGNSMLKLHAATLMPLDYWTMYNTGSESGQDVDLGSGGLMLLPDQKDATGKVRHLAVAAGKDGNLYVADRDNMGHYDATNDGTIYQQLTGALAGGVWSSPAYFNERVYYGPQGHNLMSFPIAAARLGSTVQTTATGFPYPGTTPSISAYGTTNAIVWAVDNRNPALLHAYDAGNLSTEFYNSSQAAAGRDHFGAGNKFITPTVVNGKVYVATTNSVGIFGLIRKTPALVADGDYTLVNSNSGLALEDPSGSKVAGTAMCQAVIDVGSDQKWFLSYDGQGYYRMQNVSSAMFLTDPGSSSSSGISLEQELPASDASQLWSLTAASGGGYVITNKATGLVFDVINGTKTVGPYVDLETAGGVSNQTWLLK from the coding sequence GTGTACTTTCTTTTGCATCGATACTTCCTCATTCGTAGAGGTTCTTTTTGGCGACGGTCCATCTTCGTGGTGTGTGCCGCAGTGTTTGCAGGCACGCTACCGTTGATGGCGCAGACCGATGTGTTGACGTGGCACAACGATGTGGCGAGAACGGGTCAGAATCTTCGCGAGTCTCTGCTGACGCCTGCGGTGGTGAATTCGGCGAGCTTCGGGCTGCTTGCGAACGTGGTGGTGGACGGCAAGGTGGATGCGCAGCCGCTGTATGCGTCGGCGGTAGCGGTCGCCGGACAGGGTACGCACAACATTCTGTATGTGGCGACCGAGCATGACAGTCTCTATGCGATCGATGGAGATACAGGAAAGATTTACTGGCGCAAGAGCATGCTGGGCGCGGGGGAGACGACATCGGATGATCGCAGCTGCAGCCAGGTGGTGCCAGAGATCGGGATCACGGCGACGCCGGTGATCGACCGTGGGGTCGGAGGGCATGGGACCATCTTTGTGGTGGCGATGAGCAAGGACAGTTCGGGAAATTACTACCATCGGGTGCACTCGCTGGATATGTCGTCGGGAGCGGAGCAGAAAGGCAGTCCGGTGACGGTTTCGGCTACGTATCCGGGGGTGGGCCGTGCAAGTTCGGGGGGCAAGGTGGTGTTCGACCCGAAGCAGTACAAGGATCGTCCTGCACTGCTGGTGTTGAGTGGAACGCTGTATACGACCTGGGGTTCGCACTGTGATGCGGAGCCCTACGCGGGCTGGATCATCAGCTACAACGAACGCACGCTGGCGCAGACGGCGGTGTTCAACTTTGCGCCGAACGGCTCGGAGGCGGCGCCGTGGAATGCGGGCGCGGGGCCGGCTGCGGATACGTTGGGCAATGTTTATATCTCTCTGGGCAACGGCACGTTCGATACGACGCTGAACTCCGCGGGTATGCCGGGGAAGGGAGATTACGGCAACTCGATGTTGAAGCTGCACGCGGCGACGCTGATGCCGCTCGACTACTGGACGATGTATAACACCGGCTCGGAGTCTGGGCAGGACGTGGACCTTGGCTCGGGCGGATTGATGCTGCTGCCGGACCAGAAGGACGCGACGGGCAAGGTGCGGCACCTTGCGGTAGCGGCGGGGAAAGACGGCAATTTGTATGTGGCCGATCGAGATAATATGGGGCACTACGACGCGACCAATGATGGCACGATCTACCAGCAGCTGACGGGAGCTTTGGCGGGCGGGGTATGGTCGAGTCCTGCATACTTCAACGAGCGGGTTTACTACGGGCCGCAAGGACATAATTTGATGTCGTTTCCAATTGCCGCGGCGCGGCTGGGGAGTACGGTTCAGACCACAGCGACCGGGTTTCCTTATCCCGGGACGACGCCCAGCATCTCGGCGTATGGAACGACGAACGCGATTGTGTGGGCGGTGGATAACCGAAACCCTGCGTTGTTGCATGCGTATGACGCGGGCAATTTGAGCACTGAGTTTTATAACAGTAGCCAGGCAGCCGCAGGACGGGACCACTTCGGAGCGGGCAATAAGTTCATTACCCCGACGGTCGTCAACGGCAAGGTGTATGTGGCAACGACCAACAGCGTGGGGATCTTCGGCTTGATTCGGAAGACGCCTGCATTGGTCGCTGATGGAGATTACACGCTGGTGAACAGCAACAGTGGGCTAGCGCTTGAAGATCCGTCGGGTTCGAAGGTAGCCGGCACCGCGATGTGCCAGGCGGTGATCGATGTGGGGTCCGATCAGAAGTGGTTCCTCTCCTACGACGGGCAGGGATATTACAGAATGCAGAATGTGAGCAGCGCGATGTTTCTGACCGACCCCGGCAGTTCGAGCAGTAGCGGGATCTCTCTTGAACAGGAACTGCCCGCCAGCGACGCGAGCCAGCTGTGGTCTTTGACTGCGGCTTCAGGGGGCGGGTACGTGATCACGAATAAGGCGACCGGGCTGGTGTTTGATGTTATCAACGGCACCAAGACCGTGGGACCGTACGTGGATCTTGAGACTGCGGGCGGCGTGTCGAACCAGACTTGGTTGCTGAAGTAG